A window of Armigeres subalbatus isolate Guangzhou_Male unplaced genomic scaffold, GZ_Asu_2 Contig396, whole genome shotgun sequence genomic DNA:
GAAATCTAGATCAAGAAAATTACGcgcattcctctgggaattcttccagaaattcccaccccaaaattcctccaaggattcttcAGGAAAGTCGTCCACAAATtcacaaattcctccaagaatctctTCGGctattcccgaagaaacttctgcagaatttctccaagaattcactTTTAAAAACTCCTTCGAAACATCACAAGGAAAATACTCCGTAAATTCTCACGGTATTTCTTTAGAGACTTAttaaggaattctccaagaattctctcaAAAATACCTTCAAGAATATCCGcgaaaattcctcaaggtaCTGCTCCGGGAAATTCCTCTCTAGATAAGCATTCACGACGGATTTTTTGTGGTAATAGCCGAAGGAGTTTATAAAAGATTTTGATGATCTATTAATGcatgaaggatttcctggtttGAAACTTAGAAgatatttttgaatgaatttcgtatGGACTTCCCGAAGGACCTATAggcgaaattttcgaaggaattcctaaaagaatttttgtaGAAATACTAGAAGTAGAAGACGTAGGTATTAGTTCataaaaaacttcaaaaaaaaaaagattgtcgagtttccatacaatttttaaatgaaattatgaaatatttttaaaccgAAATATTGCAGTACATACTTCCCAAAAAATCTAGGAGCAATTCCTTGAATTCGTTAAGAACAATTCCCTTattttatgaataattaaatgtcAGGTGCATTTTGTttgaacaaacattgttttgttCGACCGAGCATACGTTATGCAACAAGGGATCTAGGTGTTCCCCAAAAAAAGAATTCAGGCTAAATAAGCTACATGCTGTATAAGCCTGTATAATGAAATAAGTCCTTCATCAGCTTTCAATTTTGTTGGGTCTAGACTTTTTTAAAAATGAGAATAATAACTGCATAAttgtttcatttcatttatttagtttacatctaaatagATAACATTGGGTCAACAATTTGaagccacaatacacggttcgaggccgcatctcttcatCCTTGAATGCGCGTGCCAATTTGTTTTGcacttggtctgcccaccttgctcgctgtgctccacgccgccTCGTACCttccggatcggaagcgaacaccatctttgcagggttgctttccggcattcttgcaacatgccctgcccatcgttcCCTTCCGGTTTTAGCTACCATCTGGATACTGGATTTTCTTCTTAAAGCTGGACGAGCTCGTGGTTAATTCTTcctcgccacacaccgtcttcacaccgccaaagatggtacTAAGCAGGCGGgctctgtcgcgctcggttccgcccacaagcatgtgctttgtctttgacgcattcaccaccagtccaacttttgttgcttcacgtttcaggcgggtgtatagttctgccacctttgcaaatgttcggccgcgttccatgtcatccgcgaaacaaataaattgactggatctgttgaaaatcttaccccggctgttacacccggctctccgcatgacaccttctagcgcagtGTTGAACAGGCACAAaaatccatcaccttgtcttagtccccggcgcgattctcACGTACTGCAGTGATCGCCAGAAATTTCACACAGTTtttcacaccatccaccgttgctcttATTAGTCTGGTAAGATTCTTCtactgaaaaggcgggtctgcgtctccgcttccgtctataacgttccacgttgtgccgggtaccttgttgcagcgcgaccgcccgcgctgcgtccttctcctccagactcttcgtcgaaccaatcgtcccgtcgacttcgtcccatatacccgacgttattcttcgctgcgtcgttaatggctgctttgactgtattccagcagtcctcaagaggggccccatcgagctcacccccTTCTTGCaatgctgcctcgagatgctgcgcgtatgcagtggcgacataaGGTtgtttcagtcgctctaggtcgtaccgcggctgtcatcggtaccgaacattgttgatgacggatagttttgggcgcagtttcaccatcaccagatagtggtcagagtcgatgttagcgccacgatatgtcctgacgtcgataatgtcggagaagtgccgtccatcaatcagaacgtggtcgatttgtggttctgtctgcagtggtgatctccaggtgtaccaatACGGGAGGCTgcgttggaagtaggtgctgcgaatggccatatttttggaggcggcgaaatcaattagtcgtagaccgttttcgttcgtcagccggtgagcgctaaaCTTCcgaatagtcggtctaaactcctcctcttgaccaaattgagtgttcaaatctcctatgatgattttgacgtcgtggcttgggcagctgtcgtaatcacgttccagctgcgtgtagaatgcgtccttatcatcatcagtgcttccggagtatgggcgttgattatgctgaagttgaagaatcggccttttatcctcaacctgcacattctctcgttgatcggccaccacccgatcacgcgcctttgcatatcgctcaTCACTataaaagctgttcccagctcgtgtgtgttgccgcaactctggtagatggtatgattacctctaaacgttcgcaccattgatcccttctaacaaatctcctgcagcgctacgatgccgaatccacggtccttgagcacatcggcgagtatgcgtgtgctcccgatgaagttgagagatttgcagttccacgaacctagtttccaatcgctagtcccttttcgtcgccgtggacttcgccgatggttccggtccgtactctcttgttgattgttcgttgcatatgtatgtttttttaaaggctggcttgcagggcctgacaccaaaccccctaaatttccggaagacCACAATTACACAACACCAAGTGGATCAGTAGAAGATTTGTTGCTTAACGAAAAGTTCCCTCCTTATCAAGGCGGGAATGGAACCCACGCTCCATATATTGTGGGCACTGCTAATCTCGTTCGAAATCTGCTGAGATTTCGACTCGTGATGATGCTGGTCGATTCCCAACTGCTTCGTCACCCAATTCTTCACAACTCATCATCCAAGAACGCAAAGGTTCTCACAGATGTATCCTTCCAGCATAAGCGTATGGGTAGAAACGTAATATGAATCGATTAGTACGCAACGTGGTGCTCGTTTACCTACTCGTTCCTGCGGCTTCATAACCTGTTTCCTTCATTTGCTTGTCAGTCATGTGAAGTCTGTGTATAAAAACGGGCGGTGGCGCATCTTACCTAACTCCACGAAGACTTACATTTACATGGCCTACGACTTGCTTCATAAACACTTACGAAACAGATAATTTTCAACGTTGATTCGGATCCATTTTCGTAAAGACCGTACAATCCTTGACATTGTGATTTTTGCATGCCAGAAACAATCAAACTCCTACTTCGGAGGCTGTGTCTTGTTTATTGCTTTCGCCGAATTAGTGATGGGCAAAACGGTTCATTTAAGTGAGCAGCTCCGAAACAAGCGTTCACTTGAATGACCCGGCCCTTTTGAGCGGCTCGTTTGTTCGTATAAAACGTTTTCGTTTTTTACCAAGAGAAGCAAAAATCCAATTGTTTGGCTGCATCTTGCGTACAACCAAGTTTTGCCAGCCAGAAGCTAAAAAAAGTGttatttaaaatctaaaatctgtACGAAGGTGTAATAGAAATATGCGATGCAATGAGGATGATATTTGATCTTCAATTACTTTCTGGTATTTTACTCACTCATCTGTTTCACTTCGCGCTGAACGATGCACGTCGATTCTATGGCTGCCGCTGTTTTTAGTTTTGAAATTACCATCGGGATCTAGCGAATTTTGTCCACGGACTTTGCttctaatattttcaaaacggCAAGATTGACGGGCTTCTGACACAGAGGCCTGAAATTCCGACCATATTTAAAATACATGAGGACGTAAATCTGCTGGAAAATGTTCTCGAGGTTTGAGGTTCAAATGAACGGCTCGTGAGCATTCGCACATCTCTAGACAAATAATTGTAATTTAACAAACTGTGTCAATATCTGATACATGCTCGCCGGAAGAAGCAGCTGACTTTTGACTGCTTCCTCGCCTCACGCCATTTGGAGTATGGCCAGATTTTCTTCATCGCCGTAGTAGAGTTGACGCAGAGTCTTCTGGATCTCCCATTAACTCCTGCTGTGTTGGTGGTGCGTACGCTGCTTGATGCCCGCCTTATGTGGCCCTAGGTAGATGGTTAGAATGGAAGAATCTTTAAGAATTTATtcaaagaatcttttgaattttgacaTGGATTTTATAGATGGTTCCCTCACTATTTGTTCCTTAATGTTTTGTCCTTAAATTCCTCTTAAAGGCCATCAAGTTGTTCTTGGAGATTCGTCTGATTTTTTTAAGAACTTCAATTACAAAAGATACAAGACTTCATGTGCATCGCACGCAAAATACGCAATACTGCAGGAGGGATGAGATGTTTGTCTAATATATCTTCCTCTTATTGGCATTCCAtctccccactgggacattgccggctcgctgcttagtgtttagttaccatttttgcattcgtatatcatgaggctcacgatgatacttttatgctcagggaagtcgagacaatttccaaatcgaaaattgcaTATACCGATACCGGGATTGGAACCCAgccagcatggttttgctttatggccgcgcatcttaccgctaggctaaggagggcccctcctaATATATCTACGGAATAAAATGCTATGTGTTTAAATTATTGACGACTCCGTATGCTTGcaggttagggtggctcaaattggtatgggaaaaacttttttcaatttttttgatgggccgccctcttattcagttctatttgatgctctggacaaaattttagccaaatcggtcaacgtttgggcggtgctaaactcgttggaagtttatatgcaataatgtatacagaaacatccaaaaacagtgaattgcagtttgaCGGCTCAACtttcgatgaagaactatgatactcattcagagcCTCAGAGAggagaattctcgcttaacttttcaaaaggacctaagtaacatttttttcatgaattaacttgaacactgcaatcaatagctttcatgttgttctgttgattgcgctattcaaattaattcatgaaaaaaatgttacttaggtccttttgaaaagttaagcgagaattcaatacagaatgttatgcagaaaaccgcgagaagattatagttttcccggctaagttattagcatttctctgaagtggggtttgaccaaatttcgtttcttttacctttgaaaagaaatgaattCACCCCTCCAACGCTCCagtgaaatgctaatatctttgcctaataaactttaatcttctcgcggttttcagcataacattctgtatttaattctacaagaactgaatgagtataaTTGTTCttaatcgtaaattgtgccatccaactgcaaatcactgtttttggatttttctgcATACtcacttgatacttgatacttgatgggctacagctcatcgatgaacctacgccgaatggagtatccttctccactggactcgatcctgggccaaacgcttccagtcgccctgaacattgagcgccctcaggtcctcttcaactgcaaaaagccatcgtgtacgcggccttccacgaagcctgcggcctcttccgggttctctactaaatattatcttcgcttgtcgttcttccggcatacgaacaacgtgaccagcccaccgtagtctgccgtgttgtataagcctaataatatccagccctttatacacctggtacaattcgtgattcatgcgacgccgccagataccgttctcctgtttaccgccgagtattgtccgcagcaccatACCCTCAAACACTCGGacagctctccgatcagcctccttccaacttccatgtttcatggccataTAAAGTCACCGGAAACATCAGAGTAGTATAtagcgcgaattttgtcttcgtttgcagactacgggacttaagctggttacgaagtccgtaataagccctatttgcagctgcaatacgccttttcacctcgcgggtaacatcattattgcacgtcactaatgttccaagatacacaaattcttctaccactccaatttttcaccatccagcactatttcgctaccaccaccactaatgaacccacgttgattgccagcgaccatgtacttcgttttgctggtattgatcgtgagtccaatcctcgctgtctcctcttaaaaggctcaaaagcctcttccacggcacggcgatcaattccgataatatcgatatcgtccgcaaatcccaggagcatatgcgattttgtgataatggtaccgcttctttgcacaccagctctcctaatcgctccctcgagcgctatattgaacagtaggttcgagagagcatcaccctgctttaatccatctaaggtaacaaataacgtcgatatttcatccgcaacccttacacttgatttcgatccgtccaacgttatacgaatcagccgtatcagtttcgccggaaaaccatgttcaagcataatttgccataattcattccgtttcactgaattgtacgccgccttgaaatcaataaacagatgatgtgtctgcaagttgtactcccggaatttatcaaggatttgtctcagggtaaacatttgatccgtcgttgatcggccctcacgaaaacctgcttggtattcgccgacgaaggactcttcaagcggtctcaatctgttgaacagaatacgggacataattttgtacgccgaactaaggagggttattcctcggtaattggcgcactacagtctgtgccctttcttaaagagagggcaaataaggcagtccaaccagctagcaggcatttactcgtcttcccatattttcgacataatatggtgcagaacttcataaagctgcttacTGCCATGTTTAAGAAGTACAGCCGGGAGCCGGTctttccccgcagccttattatttttcagctctttaacagcttttctacctaatctagtgtaggcgactccacagcttgtccatcgtcgctaatatttattctgttttccgatgcaccgtcacttcctccattcaacaaagtctcgaagtgttgcttccacctggcagccacttcagttttatctgtcagcaaattcccttgttggtcgttgcacatgacgggagatggcgctgtctttctccgcacgccattgacagactcataaaactccgcatatcgttctgctccattttttcctgcgcctcacctTCTGCATAcacttttccatataaacttccaacgagtttagcaccgcccaaacgttgaccgatttggctgaaattttgtccagagcatcagggcatcaaatagaaccgaataagagggtggcccatcaaaaaatttgaaaaagtgttttttgagccaccctattgcaGGTCCTTCTCAATTGTGTTGTCCATGATACGTTTTGTGATTGAAAGTAATATTTCGCATTAGGTTTTCTTGAAACTTGTAGTAGGTACGGTTGAAGATGCATAATTATAAGATGAATGTGGttacaaaaaacactttttttatatctttaccCAATTATTAGATTTTAATTACTGGAATACGCTGCTTAGTGTACCATGGAAGTGCATGTTGGGCCTTACCCTACTCCCCCACATCATCCGATGCGATCTTTGATCTATTTTTCAACTGCATTTCGTCGTACACATACTCCTTTGTCAGTCTTCTCCACGATCCGATCGTTCACGAGCTATGTACCTCAAAGACCAAGGCATGATTCACCTCCAGCACTAAATTTTATAACCTTTGTTCGTTCTTCAACTTTCCCATATTTGCTCTTATATCGCTCGCTCGTCACGCTGCTAACAACGAAACAGAGGCATCAGTTCGACCGTGCGGCGCTGCATCGAGAAGGAAACGGGCAAGGAGTTTGCGGCCAAAATCATCGATCTCGGTGCGATCGATTCCGGAGATTCCAATCACATGCTGGAAGCCACACGGCAGGAGATCCAAATCCTCCGGCAAGTCATGGGCCACAAATATATCAGTGAGTATCATCAATCGACATAGTGGTGGGACATAGGCTGACGAAATTGCGTGGCGGGCTTGTGCAAAGACACGCAACTTCTATTTAGGCTATTGGTGATTAAATTTCAActaattttttcttcattccgACAGTTGAGCTGCAGGATGTGTTCGAATCAGACGCATTCATCTTTCTGGTGTTTGAGCTGTGCCGACAGGGTGAACTGTTTGACTATCTGACCTCGGTGGTCACCCTATCCGAAAAGAAGTCCCGCTATATTATGAGGTGAGTTTTGACCGGATTATGTTTCACATGATCTCGGAAGAATATGTCAGGACACGTGAGTGCGTGTTTGCGTATTCATTGAATCGCGCGGTCGAGTTTGCGTCACGTTGAGAACCGTACGGTTCGATCGGGTGGCGTGGAGTTGCATCCGATCGTAACCGGTGAAGCATATCGGAATTTAGCGAATAGCATTGAATTACCTTGAAGCGTTGATCGTGTTCTGACATGTATCGAAATTCACAATCCATTGCTGTTGGAAAGGTAAATAATCGATATTTACGATTGTTTTGCAGACAAATTTTCGAAGGCGTCGATTACATTCACTCCAAAAATATTGTGCATCGTGATCTTAAACCGGAAAATATTCTTTTGGACGACAGTTTGAACGTGAAGATAACTGATTTCGGTTTTGCTCGAAGGCTGAAGGACGGCGAAAAGTTGTTCGGTGAGTTGGTGCTCTGAATTTATGTATTAGAGATGAAACGATCTTTTGATTTAAATTCTATGTTTCGTCCCAGATCTTTGCGGCACGCCTGGTTACTTAGCCCCGGAGACTCTCAAATGTAACATGTTCGAAGATGCACCCGGCTACTCAAAGGAAGTAGACATGTAAGTATGCGTGTTCGGGCGCGGATCGATCGCACTCACGCTATATACCGATCGCACTCACGCTATATACCGCCAATAATGCCGACATTCGTCGTGTCGTTGACGAATCTCTAATTAGTCGTTAATAAGGAgtctttgttttgttttgatttcgttttCCACAACAGTTGGGCGTGTGGCGTTATTATGTTCACACTGTTGGTCGGTTGTCCACCGTTCTGGCATCGGAAGCAAATGGTCATGCTGCGGAACATCATGGAGGGCAAATACAGTTTCACCTCACCCGAGTGGGCTGACATTTCAGGTGAGTTTTCGATGATCGTTATTTGTTCATAGTATCGTGGtttcaatttgaaaaattagtttgaattttgaaagatGTGCTCTGTGTGACCTGCCGACACATAACTGTTTTTAAAGAATTGGATTTTGCCCTTTATTTAGTTCCTCTGAATTGGGAAAAAACAGAAaactatttcgaaaaaaaaagtttgttaacAAAACATGAACAAAGAACTATCGCAAAAACACAAATTGGTAATTGAGTAGATCCTGACCGAAAATTGACGGCATAGAGCCAACTGACAAAGAATAGAGATGTCCTTCATAAAAACACTTTCGATTTTTAAACTCTGTTGACTCGTGTAGCGGTGGAAGATTCATAGTGAAATGCTTGGATGAAAGATGAGGTGTGTGAATCGGATTTGTTTTATTACAATAAGCTCAAGGGCACAATTCGGGGAGTAACATTATTCTATGTTCTTCGGCTCGATCGTAAATTGGTGTTGAAACTTGAAGTAGTGTTTGCTGGAGATACATTCAGAGTGGTTGACAAACAGGCTATTTTGTGTCGTTGGAAACATAATCCAGTTACGTATTGCTCAATATTTTAATTAAATGGTCTGTTTCTATCTAATTTATTTTGATTCTTATTAATGTATTGCCAAACTTTGTTTTCATTAGTTGTTTCCGATTTTACAACAAAACTTAGGCTATAATCTAAAAGCCCTGTTCAATCCACTGGTGGTGATAGTAGTGCCTTTCGCATTCGGCGAAGAAGGTGGATTGCGTACAATAGAAGCTCTAATGTCAATTTATTGCGACgacgttgcgagcaaatcggatgagcatccAGCTCTTTATTTTAGCTACGGGTCAACTATGGTTATTCATTTGACTCATAATAGATTTTATAGTATTTGCCATCTTACTATAGTAACCTTTgtaaatttcaggaattttaaaGCGTCAAAAGATTGactttattttgaaaatcaatttcaccattctattcaattttaatttattttagatGGATTTCAATCAAGTCAGGTTATACGAAACTGATGGTTATATACAGTTTGAAATGTGGATATACCGTTGGGGATCGATGTGGTAATTGTATTAAATGCAGGCAAGAGGTCATATAGTATTTGGATCGAATTCCCGATGGGAAGGTTTTTTCACAGCCATTCGACAGataccaaatgacattctcagATGC
This region includes:
- the LOC134204103 gene encoding phosphorylase b kinase gamma catalytic chain, liver/testis isoform-like encodes the protein MAKDEEDDLLPDKDAAKGFYAKYEPKEILGRGISSTVRRCIEKETGKEFAAKIIDLGAIDSGDSNHMLEATRQEIQILRQVMGHKYIIELQDVFESDAFIFLVFELCRQGELFDYLTSVVTLSEKKSRYIMRQIFEGVDYIHSKNIVHRDLKPENILLDDSLNVKITDFGFARRLKDGEKLFDLCGTPGYLAPETLKCNMFEDAPGYSKEVDIWACGVIMFTLLVGCPPFWHRKQMVMLRNIMEGKYSFTSPEWADISGEFSMIVICS